The Melitaea cinxia chromosome Z, ilMelCinx1.1, whole genome shotgun sequence genomic interval AACATGGTTTTTCCCGCGTAAAACCCCGATTTAGCGGaaatttcgggataaaaagGAGCCTATGTTTTGCCCCCCTACCTTTTTTGTCTTCTACTGACTATCCCATAAAAATCGCTTCAGCCGCTCCGAAGATAAgccaacagaaagacagacagacagacaaaaattagagattacggtacggtacgtgaaatgatgattattataCTAATAGTAACTCCGAAAATGAAAAGAACGGATCGTCAGAGAATGTGTCGCAGTGTGGCATGCAAAACGTGCATTTCAAGACATGTGCAATAAATAGGATTTGGTCCTAAATACAGCTCAACATTTGGAAATAGATAATATCGTGGCTCTGCGGCTTGTCAAATCAAAGGGTTTGATGgtgcacacaattttttatgtaaagctAGTACGTCAAATTTGAATTTACCCTCTTATGACCGGGAAATACAGGCACCACGAGTGCCCAAAGAATTTTGTTCGTATACTGGAGCTAGTAAAAGCCTGTACTCTTTAAGTAATTCCAAACACctgtgtctaattttttttattaggtatagcttctgcgcgcgtcttcgtccgcgtgggacataggcgcgcgcaatacttgatcattattttgctgcaatgttattttaaaactgcgatatctcctgagatactctttgaaatcgaattatgtaaaaggctattatgttttaaattaaatacttgtgatgaataacgtgaatttatttagataaggattaatatcatgcttataaaaacatcttcgcaaataatgcattattttagaacaaacttggttcgcataaaaaaggttacagtgagccaaccttaaaagatagatatatgttgcctcggacttttttttagaacttttaaagaggatcaattctgtcatacatgttttttgcgaaactttaactgttttcacagcgcacgcagcggaagtaTAGATTGGTAAATGAGTAGGTATAGTAAATAAAACAGGaaccttaatttaaataaaaatgtattaattaataaatataaattaagattaCCGATTACGTAATCACTAGCCCGTTCTTATTGATAAGTggatatgttattaaaaaaattcttaaattctgaaaaaaaaaaagatataccaATCTATCATTGGCAGCTGAatgtgatataattttaattttgaaaacaaaatagtGGCAGCTGAATgtatctaatttttattttaacaggcAGAATGGCGACCCTCGAGCAGTTGTTCCAACCTGTTCAGCCGAGGAGCGAGGACACCTACAACAAGGTCACCGTAGTCGGCACCGGACAAGTCGGGATGGCTGCTGTATTCTCAATGCTCACACAGGTAATTGGATAATTTTATTAGGAGTAGTGGTCGCCCAGCGGTCGGAATTCgagcataattaatttaaattataagtttaaacattattaaggttctgttgtcaaagaaatatatttcataataataaacaaaagggtATATATGCGAATACATGacagtgtgtgtaatgttttttattggtttaatgtatttttgtgctgtgtggctacggcgccaaagaatatatccaccccctctcttcccgtgggtgtcgtaagaggcgactaagggataaaaaggttccactaccaccttgaaacttaagaagccgatcgatggcgggataaccatctaaccgctggctttgaaacacacaagccgaagacgggcagcagcgtcttcggtgcgacaaagccagccccgcggtcaccaacccgcctgcccagcgtggtgactatgggcaacacacatgagttcacgcatttttggcgcgaacttgtggaggcctatgtccagcagtggactgcaataggctggaatgatgatgatgatgtatttttattcaaaattaaaaatatatatattagcagtCTCCATCACTtctctgtataaactataagtgtgcgaattttcgtaaaaagaggtacaaaggtTTTGCTTTATGTATTAATGTATAGATAAGCTTAATATCATaaacaaatgttttaaattgatttacaaATTGTTATGTTATTAGTGTCTAGTAGATACTATTTGAATCGATTCGACTATACGCCTAGACTATTTCGACTCTAACAATTATTCAACTTGAGGGCTTTGCTGATCTGCTCTCAAAAGGGCTCTTATGTGACGATGTACCCAATTTATTAACCAATTTTGGAGTGCATCAAGATTCCGCTAGCGATATTAAATGAGATGGTTACTTACGATTACTTTTAGTttgattaaattacatttttaaattggttGGATGAGGAGGAACATATATTTTACATCTTCCCTTAAACTTTTCGAATGCCTAGTCCTAAATATCCCTCTTAAAAGTCACTTATAAAACTGCCACAGTTTGAGTTAGGAAAGAGGtacttatcttttatttaatactagcgacccgccccggcttcgcatggttgCAAAAACCATTAGTGTTCCTTTATTATATAATGCATGTGTTATACATTTAACCTTCCTCTGGTATCACTATTTTTGTTATAGTATATAGTATttcgcttatatatatataaatattatatagatttaataatgttattaataaaaaattagaatagTACAGGATATGATATAGGTACTAAGCATGACTCACGTATGCACATTTGTTACACCATTATAAAGGAGATTACACGCTAAGCGACTATGACGCGATTCGCCACGCCTGGGTGCACGTGCGTGCTTGCACGCAGGTAGCACCTACGAAAGGAACTAGATTTTTGGTACATTTGTTAtatcactttttatttaaatcctaattaattaatatcctttttttattgtaatcgaaatcgtattttatatttagctgTTTTCGCCTTATTATACTAAGGAAAGACATTAAACgtgatttgatatttattttttatataaattttttattggttattctaatttaaaaattaaactataattatactagtataattattatcactgagTCTCAAGGGCCTGTTAGGGGCAGGGTTACCTGTACAttgctaatatttatttgaagcaTATTTTTCTggagattatttatttagatatatatgttttagtttgtatatgtatacataacaTGTACATATCTAGCGCTCATCCTTGACTAAATTTCATCATAGATCGTATGAAAACGTCATGCTGTACGTGACGCGTCACACGCAATACATTCCAACATTGTACAATTACAAACTTGTATATGACACATGCATAACaccctcgtcacgcattcaccagcttacccccccagtcaagcgtgcataagacaattttactaaaaaaatcctTCTTTTCGGAATTCGGTTAACTACCTAAAGAAATAGATGTTACACGAGGAGGCCGTTACGAGAAGTGCTGTTTGCTTTCGATTAGTTCTTTGAAACTCGTTCTTGTCACagagtaatttattataacataaaaagtaaatCGAACTGCCAGGAATTGAAAAATCGTGGATACATTACATATTCttctttgtattatttgtttgaacTAGGTATTAAAGCTGAAGGTGCATACCGAAAATGCTCAATTTCAATTTATGCGTGTAAGTCCACGCGGCACACAAGTACAAGGAAAAAGTATGACAATGACCTTCATTTGAACTTGGGAATCCACCTACTTGTAATTGAGTTATGAAATGATGTAATATTGAGTTCGAATTAAATAatcttacataattatataaaaatttcgtgtcacgatgataaactccgaaactactaaaccaatttttatcaaattctgTAAGcgtctgtaatttggtccaacttgggagatagggcaATTTTTTATCTcgattggacccggtaggtggcgctgctatcgatatgtaagcaatcaaatttggtagctgttttccgggtaGGTCAATGTCTGCCAGGCCTgctagttaatttataaaatattaaaaagaaaagctTAAAATAAGTTCTTGTCCAGTgcaaaaggttttttatttgcTAACATAGATATAATATCAGCATCTTactaaaattaagtaatacTGGATTTAGTCTAAAAAGAACTAtttttcaaaaacaaataaaaccggTAATAATCGtttttactcgcaaacgaaaaaaaaatcgacttcaattacatcgacctgtaatacaaagtagttacacgaaaaaatagtcaagaaaactcacattattagataactcaaaaaattcTTATCAGATCTTAAATGTGACTATGTGACAAGTActagttttcgattaaaaaaaagaatcatcaaaatcggtacacccagtaaaaagatctGAGggaaaatagattaaaaaaaaataatacaatcgaattgagaacctcctcctttttgagccggttaaaaattactttaccaAATCAAAAGTTTTTCTAATCTACTGGCGCTGTAGCGTCACTACAAGTGTCTTGCTACTGCAAAACGCGAATGTTTGACTGAATATTCGTTTTTCCATCTCCCCAGAAACAAGCAGAATGAAATTTAACATAGATATAACACCTTTTTGGTGGCGCGTGTCACGTGGtaccgtttaaatttaattgagatcaaaCAAGTACTTTTAgtaagaaacagccgcccacgtgatcctggaatgcgagggagtggccacACACCGGGCAACCATCCTTGGCGAAATAAGGAcactccgagaagcctgtgaacgccccaggaggcttctgagcttctggaaggagctcgGCTGGCTAAactagtcagccctcttttcacgcataacggaccacctttgagtctaaatgcggaaaaccgagcccacaacaaacaaacgaacaaacgTTACGCGCTATATCtaataacttttgactgggtataccgtttttgatgattcttgttttaatcgaaagcagacGCTGGTCTTGTAgcgccatttaaatttgttcgagatctcatgactactttttgagtatgatagcgcgtatttacttgactattttttcgtctacttacgttgtattgcttgtctatgtaattgaagccggtctttttcgtttgcgagcaaacacaataatttgatttgaaattacCTGTGTATATTCGGGTTTAGGACTTAggtctatattaatatatctttggatatgtattttatttttacatatcacAAACTGTTTGTgtatcttataaaaaaaaaaaataaacaacatacTTTGACGACGCTTTCGCGAAGCGGTCGCTGCATTGGCTGTTAAGGTATGATTCGGATCTGGGCAGTCGCGACCCGGCAGCCGCGGCCCTGCAGCCGCGACCGCGGTCGCGACCCACCGCTTCGTAGGGAATTGTATGCGATAGTAACCAACGCAAGCGACCGAGCAGCGCGGCCGGGGGGCATGGCCTACGCGCGGCCTTGGCAGCGCCGCCGAGCCGCTCCGGTGGCAGTTGGGTCGCGCTGCCCTTCTGCTGCGCTTCTTTTCCTTTACATTTAAGTGCCGTTTTATCAGGATTTGATAGGTGCCTTCATCAATTCTAGACGTATATAATGAATCGATGTTATTCCTCTTTGATGATAGCAAGATCAACATAATTTCATCATCCTCTTCTTCGTCTTCTATCAGTCTCTTCACGAGTTCTCGCTTTCGTATATTTAAATAGTCAGACATagtgaatattttatacacGACTGGAATGCACAAGCGTTCACACTGAGTGCTGTTTGACTAATGCACGCGGCAGTCGCTGCCCGGGTCACGGACGCTGCTATCCGTAAGCCTCTAGCAGCGCTGCACAGCAGCGACAATGGGTCGCGGCAGCTGGTCGCCACTGCCGGGTCGCGGCTGCCCAGATCCGAATGCTGCCTTTACGCGGGCGGGCGCgtattcgatccccgctcatagCGAATATACGTGTCGGCCATGTggatgtttgccgtggtatgggcgtttgtgcttgtatattgtgtgtgtttccagatcgtcatcacaggagtaaatcctggCGGGCGCCGTCGTGTATTAGgcgtttattataaaaaagtgaattaaaaatgtaatctcGCAGACGAGTCCGCGAGCTTCAGTTACCTAACTCTATATTGAAACGCGCTAAAACGGAATGGGCAATTGAAAATTATTCCCGTCTCAAGAGTCGATGAACGCTGTACGAAAATAAACAATTGCAAACATTCAGATGGCATCAAACGCCATAATATATTGgactttatttgtttactttgaAGTCTTggttatttctttcttttcatgttatttttttttttcggaaataaaataaagtcacaTATATCGTTATACATAAGtgtatcatataaaaatatttatctatagaaCCGGTAGATAgaagattaaataaaactagTGGTGGCCCagaggtcgaatttcgaccataagaattaaaaatttaaattaaagaggaccaaaaaattatgaaaataaagaacccttttaaaaaaaattcaatttgactacagactttgacaatcaacagaGTCTATAATATGCgtaagtgtgtgtgtcaaatacacggtagttAGTAGTAggttagtgtgtgtaatgttttttatttatttatttaatatattttcatgcatgcatttaaaaaaaaacagcattctgcactccttctctatataaactataagtgtacgaaatttcacactcctccgtccgcgttattttcgtaaaaaggggtacaaagattttgcttcacatattaaaATATGGACACCGTACACACTCTGTACCGCATATAAGAatgatattaatttcatttaaaaataccgATATTACGTTGACATGAAAATCTTGACATTTCACACCGCTTTCGCCACATTTAATTTCCTGTATCGTCCATCTTTATTCTATACAGGTTTATCATTTTCCTTCCAAACTTCCAAAGAAGTATTCTCCTTTAGAAGTAATCGGCTAGTCATTTGCTGTTGGTTACTACAAAATAAATGCATcctattttaacatatttagtACCTACCTGATTTGTCGATTTTCGTTaaccctgctgaaaattccaaataaaaacgatgatttgtatgggaaCTTATATTAGGAAACAATtctgtttgaaacagggattccaaaatttttacacaattttcatacaatttttatatgtttttatctGAGCTATCTGGATTCCAGATAGATCAATCTTTCTCTGTATATCCTTTTATCTCGTTTTTTGTTTCGAATTTTCAGCAGGGAAAGCTATTTGGCAGATAACGGTATCCAACGGATAATGGTGTacgatatattattcttttgccaattgtgaatctaaaaattttagtattaattaatgCAAAACAGATCCTATCAGCCTATTCTACCTCCAAAGAAAGTCTATTTTATGGGCCGGATAAACTCAATCCAGAATCGATGAAGTGGGCCCTTAATGTGTCAGTAGTtgaaccgtagcttatataatCACCACATAATGAcacatatgaaaatattttgaattgcaGTCAAATTGACTGCATACAAAAGCGTGGCTATATATAGTGATTATTTGTTGTATATAACTATATGTTATCCACAGGGCGTTACGACTAACATCGCAATGGTAGATGTCATGGAAGATAAACTAAAGGGTGAGATGATGGACCTCCAGCACGGGTCTGCCTTCATGAAGAACGCGAGAATCCAAGCGAGCACTGGTaagtaacaattaattaattaaaaatatcattgtgACTAATAACCTTATCTTCATTATAAATTTCTGTTCCCCAGATTACGCTGTTTCAGCTGGATCAAAGATATGTGTGGTGACGGCAGGCGTCCGGCAGCGTGAAGGAGAGTCGAGACTAGACCTAGTGCAGAGAAATACCGACGTTCTTAAGCTAATCATTCCACaggtaactaaaatatttttttaatatatatatatatatatattactagggCGGTAAAAAGTGTaccgctcacctgatggtaagcaattaccgtaaattatagacgtctgcaacactagaagcatcgcaagcgtgttgctgacCTTATCCCCAAATTCCCCAGGAGctcctggtcaccttactcgccaagaGGAACACACCACTGCtcaaaaacagtattatttagctgtgatcttctgtaaggttgaggttctaccccagccgggctgctccatatttttagcaGGCAATTTTCtgctgccctacctcagtcaaatTGTAAGTGTAAAATATTTCTCGGTTGGGTCTTTTTTGGTTTTGATACTCCTCCGATTCGACATTTATACCTACGTATACAAGAGCTATCCCCATCAAGACTTTTAGCAGAACAAAAACTTAGGTATCTCATTGTACCGAACTTACTCAAATAGATTGAGCCTGTTTATCATAGAAAAAAAGGCAGTGGCTGGACTCTAGGGTTGCCACTCCAAACCTACGCTTATCAATTTAACatagtattattttgaaataccaAGATGAAGATAATATCGCGTTACTGACTCGTGATTTCTATACAAATTACCTActaaattataagtaattttatcttattttttttttgttaccagTTTTTCAAATGActtatcatttaataaataaaaaaaacttaattaccgGTTATTCTCTTGGCCTCCATTGGTTTGATAAaccttaatattatattttgttttatttcatataaaattatctatatgaTAGCAATAGGTTATCGAGAGAATAAAATTCATTCACGATTATAAGgcaaaaacaaattgttttgttaacttaaaaaatttaataatgtttacattttgttaagataattttttatttttgttaatagttTCCCAAACGATTTTCTTAAGCAATTTTACATCTCTTCTGTGCTGTTACAGAAATTTTACTTTACAATTTACACTGTAACCAAACGCACAAAAATACGGACACATTTAATTTGGCAAAAACCATTAGCGTGGTGACAtgctatatatctatatagccTTTCCCTGTAAATAGTGatcctaaaatatttttaattcaaaccaATATTTCCTGATATAAGACGCATTAAGCCAAACAAACTATCCAGCTTCACagttcttatatataaaaggcTCGTGTCACAGTATTTGTTATAGATCTCCTCCAAAACCTCTCGACCGGTTTTAGgaaatttttgtgtatatttatttggtaGGTTTGATAATAGGTCgtaggcaattttttttatactcctATATTATAATGGTTTTCTCATCCGTCTGAcagaacaacgtttgctgggccAGCTTGtgttagtatagattaattacgtaaaatattcttaaatcgCTTAACTACTTAATTGCCATTTCACCGTCATATCAGGTAAGGTATTTAAAAGGTACATGAAAATTTCATAAGTAGTAAGTACGTTTTATATTTCCAAGTAATACCAGACCGTATTTGGACCGGATTGGACTGGATTGAATCGGATTCGATCAGTATCGATTCACGTGCACAACATAtagcattaaataaaattactatattgTACTTCTTAAACCGATTGTTTGGAAAAGATCGatttttagcgataaggtcgcAGATTATGTTTTATGAGTCGCTTCCGTTTGATAAAATTTTCTGCGTATATGTATAACGACATTACtagaattacttttattttaatgtattcatAATCTCCTCTTTCCCGTCCAGCTCGTCAAATACAGTCCAGACGCGGTATTCGTGATTGCCAGTAACCCAGTGGACATTTTGACATATGTCACTTGGAAGATCAGCGGACTGCCCAAGCACCGAGTTATCGGTTCCGGGACTAACCTGGATTCTGCCAGATTCCGATACCTTCTGTCTGAGAAGCTGCAGGTGGCTGCTACATCCTGTCATGGTTATATTATTGGTGAACACGGAGACAGCAGTGgtaagaattttattaaataaataaatattgtacttGACAAGTATCATGTTTATTTCTGTTAgaatttttcagaaattttcagccaagtttgtatttatttcttcatctataactaattttattagctCAATTCCAAGAAAGGACTTCCTCGATTCGATTGGTGCTTTTTGcctgtcacgtggtcccatttaaattttatcaagatctgatgactactttttgagtaatatttgacaacgcgtatttccttgactatattttcgtgaacctacgttgtattaattgtcgatgtaattgtagtcattttttttttcgttagcaaGCAAGCACATTTAATAGTTTATTCATTCACctcataaaataaatgaatgcgatttaaattaaagataatttataacaaaaattccATTGATCAATTGTACCATATTCTtcgataaatttgtttttataaatttaatttcaatttaacatttccatttttttaattttttttttgcgtcattaagtaaaattttattagatgACTTGAATTTGATGAGTGAGAACAACTATATAAGTAGCATAAACTTTGTAATTACctgttattgaattttatacacTTATACAActagcaaacaagcatacacCTTATGGcaagctattaccgtagcttataccaAAAGgagcaacaccaaaagcatcgcaagcgcgttgccgaccctatcttcTATCACTCCAGGtgctccggtcaccttacttacgACAGGAACAgtacactgcttgaaagcattattatttagttatgaccttctgtaaggtcgaggtgcttccCTAGtcgctgttccagattttgaacaggatattttctgctatgtgagctacctcagttaaaatattgcgatattactataaaaattatttgcataAAACGTACAAATTCTCCAAACTATTTTACCTGATCcacgattcaacctgtaacatcctactgctgggcagcTGGCTGGGcattaggagaaggatcggagcttaatcctccacgtTGCTCTACTGCGgtttggcgaatatattccctactatgagtaatgatcgctatcaggtgtacatgataacaaccgggactgacggcttaacgtgctctccgaggagcGGTGGGGACACCCATAaagacagacattcaaaccgagaaagaaatatttgtacaaatacaaatacccatCCAGAgcagaaatcgaacccgcatacCGCCAGTGTGTAGGCGCGTAAATGGCACACGCAtcactataccagagcggtgGTAACTGAAACTATTTAATCATAATTGTCTTTTAACAATCAGTACCAGTCTGGTCCGGTGTGAACGTGGCTGGAGTTCGCCTCAGCGACTTAAACGTGAAGATAGGCACTGATGGCGACCCTGAGAATTGGCAGGAACTTCACGACAGGGTTGTGAAGAGCGCCTACGAAGTGATCAAGCTGAAGGGATATACCTCCTGGGCGATCGGATTATCACTAGCACAGCTGGCAAGGGCTATACTGACCAACGCGAACAGTGTTCACGCTGTATCTACTTACTTGAAGGTATATTGAACTTAACTCGCATTTTTTCTACTTCCTACAAAACATAACGTTGTTTTTCGGTCTACAATATTCCTCAATAAAACGGATTTTTCAAATCATACCAGTACATTACaaccaaattattttattagaacaaacttcatttatatataagtggcttataatattaaactactacaaaaaatatttgtaaaacttttGCTCTTCTACTAACTTAGTGCCATCTAGGGTAACAAAGTGACATTATATTGTAAAAGCGTCGACGAAGTACTTTAAATCTCTGCTAGGTGGCGGTAGTagcgtaaaataattatttcgtaCTCTACTAGATAGCGCTACTAGCGCGACAATTATTTTCTTCTGTTCAAAGTtcagattaattaaaattacctaGGTTTACTTTTTCTTACACAATTGGTAATTATACTCACTAATTACTCGAGCGCTTTCAGCCTACTAAGGCGTACTACTTTGTATGCATCGTTTTTTGTATTCATtgttcaaatatatatacaaatctttcattaatttttactggAATTTTTAAGGCATATGTTCAAAGTCTTATGAACATTTCATTGAACAATAGAAGAGTCAAGTACAAGGCATGTTGTTCCTCCTCaggatatgaaaaaaaaaaaactaatatttaaacttttatgcATTAGAACATCAACtgaactttaaattattataacataatcatattctataaatattttttagatgcTTTTTTATACcacgatataataaaaataagcatGAACTTCAACAGGGCGAACACGGAATCGAAGAAGACGTATTCCTATCTCTTCCATGTGTTTTGGGCAGCAGCGGAGTGTCAGACGTAATCCGTCAACCACTGACGGAGAAAGAACTGAGTCAGCTTCGGAAGTCAGCAGAAATTATGGCACAAGTACAGGCtggcatacatttttaataaatatttgtccgGACAAATAGGGACAATTAAATTTGCACTTTCCGAGAtttttttcgattaaattttagttCATTTAAAATCTCGTAAATCGGGACGCGatacaataaaatgtttgtatttcACTAAAATATTTCCGTAAATTTCAATTACTTAGTAtggttttgtatatttttttttgtggtatTGTTTTAATCATAACAAAACAACAAACCCGACGATTCGGATTCTTTAAAGCAACCATGATCGCAGAATTCCTTCCGTGATCATTGTTGCGTCTggcttttgaaaatttaatggaccgctataaaatccgaaaaagttgtttcattatgatGAG includes:
- the LOC123668749 gene encoding L-lactate dehydrogenase, translating into MATLEQLFQPVQPRSEDTYNKVTVVGTGQVGMAAVFSMLTQGVTTNIAMVDVMEDKLKGEMMDLQHGSAFMKNARIQASTDYAVSAGSKICVVTAGVRQREGESRLDLVQRNTDVLKLIIPQLVKYSPDAVFVIASNPVDILTYVTWKISGLPKHRVIGSGTNLDSARFRYLLSEKLQVAATSCHGYIIGEHGDSSVPVWSGVNVAGVRLSDLNVKIGTDGDPENWQELHDRVVKSAYEVIKLKGYTSWAIGLSLAQLARAILTNANSVHAVSTYLKGEHGIEEDVFLSLPCVLGSSGVSDVIRQPLTEKELSQLRKSAEIMAQVQAGIHF